A segment of the Agarivorans albus genome:
TCGCCTATTGTTGAAACAAGCTTGGGTGAGCAAACTGCACTAGTGCCAGCAGCATGGCATGCACATAGTTATCTTCGCGGGTTGCTAAGCCATTGGTGAGTAGTCCAATGGCGCCGCCTTTTTGCTTAATATTCTTAGTATTAAACAGTTTGTCCATTAGTGGGCCAAGTTCCTCACCTTGCTCTAGCGCTTGATAAACGCTTGGCGGAAGGGGCATGTTGGCCCCACGCCCTACCGAAAGGTGCTCACCACGTGCGATTGCCACATAAGCAAACGTAGCGGGGCCATCTTCAAACATATCCACACCACCCTCAATTGCGGCATAAAAATCGGCAGTTTGGTACTGCTGGCAGTAACGTAGGCGATTTACTGCACCATCGCGAGTCTGCTGAGTGGTTATGGGTTGTTCGGGTACTAGAGAGGGAGCGTCAATGCCTTGGCAGTCAATCTCTGCATCTGGGTAATACATCGCGAGGGCTTTAGCAACTGCTCGCACTTTGACTGGGTTACGCGACCCTACCACTACTTTAATA
Coding sequences within it:
- the yjjX gene encoding inosine/xanthosine triphosphatase — its product is MSEQSIKVVVGSRNPVKVRAVAKALAMYYPDAEIDCQGIDAPSLVPEQPITTQQTRDGAVNRLRYCQQYQTADFYAAIEGGVDMFEDGPATFAYVAIARGEHLSVGRGANMPLPPSVYQALEQGEELGPLMDKLFNTKNIKQKGGAIGLLTNGLATREDNYVHAMLLALVQFAHPSLFQQ